The genomic DNA CATCAGCGAGGACACGCCGCTCGAGGTGCGGCTGGAGGGGCGCGAGGTTCGGCTGATCCCGACCGACACAGTACCCCGCCGGCAGGTTCTCGAGAATGGCTGGGTGGTGTTCGATACGGGAGCGTCGCACGCTATCGACATTCACGAGCTCCTCCAGCAAGAGTACGAGCGGCGGGCGCGGGAGCTCGCGGGATGACGGGTGGCGGCCGCGGCGCGGGGGACACGTTTTTCTGCGACACCGCGGTCCTGGTGGCGGCTGCCGATCTGCGTCACGCGCATCACGCTGCTTCGGTGGCGGTGGTGCGCACCGCCTCGCGAACGCGGGCGTTCTGCTCCGCCCATAGCGTAGCGGAGCTATACGCGACCGTTACAAGCCCGGCCTATCGGGACCGTCTCCGGCCCGCGGACGTAGCCGATATCCTGAAGCAGGTGCGCGCGTTGTTTACCGCTGTCGCGCTCACGGCTGCGGAGTACTTCGCCACCGTCGAGGATGCGCTGGCACGGGGGCTCCGGAGCGGTCAGATCTATGACGCGCTGCATCTCGCGGCAGCCGCGAAAGTCGACGCCGCGACGATCTATACATGGAATCTCAAGCATTTCCAGGCTCTCGCGCCTGCGCGCATTGCCGACCGGATCAAGACGCCGTAGGCGGGCAGCGCTCCACGCAGAACGTCGTTTGACGGATTGGTCGTCTTACGGGGCCTCGGGCGCCGCAGCCGCGTCCAGCAGCCAGGAGCGAACCACGCTACCGTCCGGCGCTTCAGCCACCGAGCGCCGCCTCGATGCGTGCGAGTGCGGCGAGCGGATCCCGGCCCAGCTCGAGCCGCAGCGGCCCACGCCCGCGCTGCGCCAGCGCAGCGTAATCTCCGTCGGCCTGCGCGCGCAGCAACCGGCCGAAACTGTGATCAGTTTCCGGTATCTCCAGGTCTTCGGCCGGCTCGTCCACTAGCTGCAGGAAGATCCCGCCTTCCGGCCCGCCCTTGTGCAATTGGCCGGTCGAGTGGAGGAACCGTGGGCCGAAGCCGACCGTAGTCGCCAGCCGGGTGCGCTCGCGCAGCCGCGCGCGGATCCCGGCCAATGCCGCCGCGATCTTGTCGCTCGGCTCGACAAAAGCCTGCAGCGCGATGTAGCCGCCGGGCTCTGCCCCTGCGAGCCAGCGCTCGAACGCCTTGCCGAGCCCCGCGGCGTCCTTGACAGCGACCCCGCCGCTCACGCCCGCGCCGGCGCCGGCCATCGCCTGGCGCGCCATGTCCTTCGCCAGTTGCACGTCGGGCTGATTGAACGGATGGATGCCCAGCACGCTGCCCGCCGCCGCGACCGCGAGCTCCCAGCGAAACATCTCCGCTCCCAGCGCGAGCGGCTCCGGAAGGTGGAAGCGGGCGACGGGGTGGCCTGCGGCCTCGAGTTTCGCGACGGCCTCGTCCAGCGCGCCCGCAGCCTCGTCTGCCAGAGCGAGATGAACGAAGAAGCGGTCGTCGCCGTATGCGTCCGGCATTGCGTGCGCCTCGCCGACAACGGGAACAATACCGCGACCGTCTTTGCCGGTGCTCTCGGCAATGAGCTGCTCGATCCAATCCGGAAAGGCGTTCAGTGCGGGCGAGGTTAGAAACGTCAACTTGTTGCGGCCGGTGCGCGCAAGCTCGCCCAGTGAGGCGCCGAGCAGGAGACCCGGATTGTGCGTCTCCGGCACGCAGAACGCCGCAGCCTCGGCCATGCACCACGCCTGGTCGAGCAGCCCGCGCACGTCGGCGCCGATGAGCGCCGCTGGCACCAGCCCGAACTCGGCAAGCGCGGAGTAGCGCCCGCCCACGTCGGGCGGTGCAAGGCAGGCGGCGCGGAAGCCGCGCTCGGCCGCCAGCTCGGCGAGCGGCGTGCCGGGATCGGTGATCGCGATGAAGTGCCGGCCCGGCTGCTTCACGCGCTCGGCCAGCCGCGCCCAGAAATAGCGGAAGAACGACAGCGTCTCGGTGGTCGTGCCCGACTTGCTCGAAACCACGAACAGTGTGGTAGTCAGGTCCACGGCGCGTTCGACCGCGCGCACCGCCGCAGGGTGTGTGCTGTCGAGCACGCGCAATCGCGGATACCCGGCCGCGTTGCCGAGCGTGCGCTGGAACACCTCGGGCGCCAGGCTGGAGCCGCCCATGCCGAGCAGTACGACGTCGCGGATGCCTTCGTACTTGACGTCGGCCGCCAGATCCTCCAGCTCGTCCACGCGCTCGCTCAGCAGCTCCGGCAGCCGGAGCCAGCCCAGCCGGTCGGTCAGCTCGGGGACGGGCTGCGCGGACCACAGCGTCGCATCGTGCCGCCACAGCCTGTGGCCGAAGCCGGACTCCGTCCACTCGCGCAGCCGCTTGTCAACGGCCGCGCCGGAGCGCACCAGCGCGTACTCCGCGCGGCCCGCGTGCCCCGCGTGTTCCGGGCCGCACTCGCCCACCCGCAGCGCCTCACCCTTCTCCAGGATCGAAGCGAGCAGCTCGTCGAAGGAGTCGACAAATTTGCGCACGCCATCGTCCTGCAACTCCCGCGTCACCTCGTTGAAGTCGATGTCCAGCTCGGCGAGGGCCTCGAGATCCCGGGCCGCGCCCTCGAGGTCCTGCTCCAGTGCCGTGTCCGCCCGGCCGTGGTCCAGCAACGCCACCAGCGTGTCGGGCGGCAGGGTATCGACCGTGTCGGGGCCAATCAGCGCCTCGACGTAGTGCATGTCCGGGTAGCGCGGGTCCTTGGTGCTCGTGCTCGCAAACAGCACGCGTTGCGCGCGCGCGCCGCGCGCGCGCAGCGGCGCGAACTCAGGGCCACCGAATATCTCGCGGTAGCGCGCGTACGCGCGCTTCGCGTTCGCAATAGCAATGCGCCCGCGCAGCGCGGCCGCCGCCGCACCGCCTCGCGAGTCCAGCAGCGGATCGACTGCGCTGTCGATGCGGCTCACGAAGAAGGAGGCCACGGAAGCGACGCGCGACGGATCGGTGCATGCCTGCAGCCCACGCAGGTACGCGGCGGCGACGTCATCGTAGTGCCGCAGCGAGAACATCAGCGTGACGTTCACGTTGATGCCCTCCGCGATCAGCCGCTCGATGGCCGGGATGCCGGCGGGCGTGGCCGGCACCTTGATCATGACGTTGGGCCGGGCGAGCGTGCGCCAGAGCCGCCGCGCCTCCGCGAGCGTGCTAGCGGTGTCGGCGGCCAGCCGCGGCGAGACCTCGATGCTGACGAACCCGTCGGCGCCATTCGTCTCCTCGTAGACGCCGCGGAACAGGTCGGCCGCGCGGCCGATGTCGGAAACGGCGAGCGCCTCGAACAGTGCCTCGCCGGTCGCGTGCGGGTCCCGCTCGAGCAATGCGCGCAGCTCGGCGTCGTACTCGTCGCTGCCCGCGATTGCCTTCGCGAAAATCGACGGGTTGCTGGTCAGGCCGCGCAGCCCCGCCGCGATCAGC from Gemmatimonadota bacterium includes the following:
- a CDS encoding AbrB/MazE/SpoVT family DNA-binding domain-containing protein; the encoded protein is MMRKIRVDGTGRVVIPKAIREASGISEDTPLEVRLEGREVRLIPTDTVPRRQVLENGWVVFDTGASHAIDIHELLQQEYERRARELAG
- a CDS encoding bifunctional transaldolase/phosoglucose isomerase, which encodes MHDLLRYGQSAWLEYIRRSLMDSGELAELIAAGLRGLTSNPSIFAKAIAGSDEYDAELRALLERDPHATGEALFEALAVSDIGRAADLFRGVYEETNGADGFVSIEVSPRLAADTASTLAEARRLWRTLARPNVMIKVPATPAGIPAIERLIAEGINVNVTLMFSLRHYDDVAAAYLRGLQACTDPSRVASVASFFVSRIDSAVDPLLDSRGGAAAAALRGRIAIANAKRAYARYREIFGGPEFAPLRARGARAQRVLFASTSTKDPRYPDMHYVEALIGPDTVDTLPPDTLVALLDHGRADTALEQDLEGAARDLEALAELDIDFNEVTRELQDDGVRKFVDSFDELLASILEKGEALRVGECGPEHAGHAGRAEYALVRSGAAVDKRLREWTESGFGHRLWRHDATLWSAQPVPELTDRLGWLRLPELLSERVDELEDLAADVKYEGIRDVVLLGMGGSSLAPEVFQRTLGNAAGYPRLRVLDSTHPAAVRAVERAVDLTTTLFVVSSKSGTTTETLSFFRYFWARLAERVKQPGRHFIAITDPGTPLAELAAERGFRAACLAPPDVGGRYSALAEFGLVPAALIGADVRGLLDQAWCMAEAAAFCVPETHNPGLLLGASLGELARTGRNKLTFLTSPALNAFPDWIEQLIAESTGKDGRGIVPVVGEAHAMPDAYGDDRFFVHLALADEAAGALDEAVAKLEAAGHPVARFHLPEPLALGAEMFRWELAVAAAGSVLGIHPFNQPDVQLAKDMARQAMAGAGAGVSGGVAVKDAAGLGKAFERWLAGAEPGGYIALQAFVEPSDKIAAALAGIRARLRERTRLATTVGFGPRFLHSTGQLHKGGPEGGIFLQLVDEPAEDLEIPETDHSFGRLLRAQADGDYAALAQRGRGPLRLELGRDPLAALARIEAALGG
- a CDS encoding PIN domain-containing protein; this translates as MTGGGRGAGDTFFCDTAVLVAAADLRHAHHAASVAVVRTASRTRAFCSAHSVAELYATVTSPAYRDRLRPADVADILKQVRALFTAVALTAAEYFATVEDALARGLRSGQIYDALHLAAAAKVDAATIYTWNLKHFQALAPARIADRIKTP